Within the Acidipropionibacterium acidipropionici genome, the region GGGCTGGCTCAGCTTCCAGATGCCCGCGGTCTTGGCCCGGTGCTCCCTGCGGCTCAGCGGGCCGAGGTTGGAGATCCGGGTCTGGCCGGGCGGGGCCGGGGAACCCGGCGTCGATCTGCGGTAGGCGACGGTGTGGTCCAGATCGGTGGTGCGGGATCTGGATGTTGAGTAGGGGAAGACGGAACTGTCCTCCCGAATGGCCAACTGTCGGCGGATCCTGTCGGGGATCTCGTAGGCGTCCACCGACGGGTCCCCGGCCAGGTCGGTGACCGGCAGCACCCGGATGCGATGGTGACCCAGCAGGTCCGCCAGCTGGTCGACCAGTACCGGGCCGACGTCACCGCCGCGGGCGAGGACGCGGGCCACATTCGTGGCGTCGGTGGCTGCGGTGTCGAGGGCTTCGGCGGCGATGTGGACCACCACGTCGGCCAAGGGCAGGCCCGGGGTGCCGGTGGTGTCTTCGGTGGTGGGAGTGGCGATCTCCTCCAGGGCCCGGGCCGCGAGAACCGGCAGCGGCTCCTGGGCCCCGTCCTTTCTCATCCGGGTCGTGATCCGGGTGATCTCGGCTTCCAGGGTGAGCGCTGCGGCGGTGTCGATGCGGGCCGTCAGCACCGAGGTCGAGTCCCCCAGGTGCCGGATGGACAGGAACCGGTCACGCCGGGCGATCTCGGCCTTCCGTCTTGCCAGGTCGGCGTCCGCACGCACGACCAGGCCCTGCAGGCGCCGCCGGATCCGCGGCCACGGGACGACGCCCCACACCGCTTCGAGCTTCTTGTCGACCCACCGGGCCGCCTCAGCCGACAGCTCCTCGGCTGCCAGGGCCACCTTGCGGGCCTGCCACGCCTCGACCCGCAGGTCGGCGACCGCCGCCCAGAGGCGGGGGTGGCGGGACCGCAGGTTCGCCACGTCATGCACGAGGCTCCAGGCTGCCGGCTCGCTCAGATGCAGCAACGCACCGACCTCCAGGGCCACGAACTCCCCGACCGACCCGGCGCCCTCCGCACCCGCTGAGACGGTGCGTTCGGCGGCCGGAGAATCAACCATCGGCTCCGGTGCGGGGTAGGTGTCGATCATGCCGGCCACCGCCAGCAGGCGGTCGGCCTCGGCGCGACGCACCGCGGTATCGGCGTCGACCAGCCGGTCGCTCGCCGCCCTGAACCGCGTCATCGCCTCCATGGATCAAGCCAACCAGCCGGGTCTGACGGTTTCCGCCGACAGAACCACCAGAATCCCACTATGTGGACACCGTTTTTCTGAGAATTCTCCACATCTCGCAGACGCCCCTTCGGACTGGCCCGGACCCGGCCTAACGTCTCTCCATGGATGTCTGCGAGGGCTGTGGTCTGGACCGTGACGCGATCACGGCCGATGAGGTGATCCCGCGGGTGCGGGCCGGTCTGTCGGGTTTCCTCGGCGCACTCGCACCGGGCACGCCTGATCTCGCGCGCCGCCCGGCGCCCGGCGTCTGGTCGGTGCTGGAGTACTCGGCCCACATTCGCGACGTCCTGCTCAACCAGCGCGAAGGGATCATCGTCGCGCTCGTCGAGGACGGGCCGGTCAAGCAGAAGATGTACCGGGAGCAGCGCGTGGATCTGGGCATGTACGCCCTCGAGACCGCCGCCGAGATCAGCCAGAGTATCGAGGTCGCCGGTCGGCTGTTCACCAACACCTTCGCCGTCCTGTCCCCGGAACACCTCGCCCGCACCGCCGTCTACGCAGGACAGCCCCGCACCCTCCGGTGGGTCGGCACGCAGGCCGTCCACGAGGTGGAGCACCACCTGGCCGACGTCCGCGCGCAGCTGTGAACCGCGTCATTCAGCATCAGCGGTGAGGCATCGGCTCAGACCAACCCGTTGGCCGCCGCGAACGGATCCCATGTCGAGTCGGCATGGGCCTCCAGCTCGATCGCCTGAACGACGTCCTCCGCCGCGGCCTCGCCGTCCAGATCCCTGATGATCGCCGCAGCCATGTCCATCCCCGCGGCGACGCCCGATGACGTCCACCGGTCGCGGTCATGCACCCAGCGCGCCTTCGGGAGCCATGTGACGCCCCGGCCATGACCGGATGCCCACGCGAAGGCCCTCTTGTTCGACGTCGCCCGGTAGCCCTCCAGCAGGCCGGCGGCGGCCAGCACCGCGGATCCGGTGCACACCGAGGTGACCATCGATGCACCCGAGGACCAGGATGCGAGCCGCTCGAGGAATCCGCGATCCCCGACCAGCCTGCGCGTCCCCATGCCCCCCGGCACGAGCACGATGTCGGCCGGTACCGCCTCGTCCAGGGACTCGGTGGCCATCACCTCAACGCCCTGGGCGCTGCGGACCGGCCCTGGTTCGGGGGCCACCCAGGCCAGGCGATACCGGTCCGGAAGCTGGCCGAAGAGTTCGACGGGGCCGAAGACGTCGAGCACCTCGAACCCGTCGAAGAGCACGATCCCGACCCGTCGCTGCATCTCTACCTCACCCATGTGAACGCCTCGGCCCGACACCCTCGGGAATCTCACCATGGAGATGCGGCTCATAGACGAGCTTGACGGTCCGCCCGTCGAACACTGTCGTCTCAACCAGATCGAGGTCGAACTCCGCCCCTCCCTGGAACAGCGCTGCGTAGCCCGCACGGCCGGTGATCGCCGGGAAGACCATCACCTCGAGGCGATCGACGAGACCGGCCGCCAGGAGCGCGCGATTCAGGGAGATACTGCCGTGGCAGCGCATCGGCACGTCGGTCG harbors:
- a CDS encoding DinB family protein, whose product is MDVCEGCGLDRDAITADEVIPRVRAGLSGFLGALAPGTPDLARRPAPGVWSVLEYSAHIRDVLLNQREGIIVALVEDGPVKQKMYREQRVDLGMYALETAAEISQSIEVAGRLFTNTFAVLSPEHLARTAVYAGQPRTLRWVGTQAVHEVEHHLADVRAQL
- a CDS encoding DJ-1/PfpI family protein; this translates as MGEVEMQRRVGIVLFDGFEVLDVFGPVELFGQLPDRYRLAWVAPEPGPVRSAQGVEVMATESLDEAVPADIVLVPGGMGTRRLVGDRGFLERLASWSSGASMVTSVCTGSAVLAAAGLLEGYRATSNKRAFAWASGHGRGVTWLPKARWVHDRDRWTSSGVAAGMDMAAAIIRDLDGEAAAEDVVQAIELEAHADSTWDPFAAANGLV